The Candidatus Methylomirabilota bacterium genome window below encodes:
- a CDS encoding (2Fe-2S)-binding protein — protein sequence MKKQVLSCTVNDEAVEVLVRPYTTLLDALREDMGLTGPKEGCGTGDCGACTVHLDGQPVASCLMLAMQARGRSVRTIEGLAKTGQLHPLQDAFVRHGVPQCGFCIPGVLMAAAAVLAENPKATEQEIRYGIAGNLCRCTGYTKMLAAITEAAGAGSAAGASARREG from the coding sequence GTGAAGAAGCAGGTCCTGAGCTGCACGGTGAACGACGAGGCGGTGGAAGTGCTGGTCCGCCCCTACACGACCTTGCTGGACGCCCTCCGCGAGGACATGGGGCTCACCGGCCCCAAGGAAGGCTGCGGCACCGGCGACTGCGGGGCGTGCACGGTGCATCTCGACGGCCAGCCGGTTGCGAGTTGCCTGATGCTCGCGATGCAGGCGCGCGGTCGCTCTGTCCGCACGATCGAGGGCCTGGCCAAGACCGGGCAGCTCCACCCCCTCCAGGACGCCTTCGTGCGCCACGGCGTGCCCCAGTGCGGGTTCTGCATTCCCGGGGTGCTGATGGCGGCCGCAGCGGTGCTCGCCGAGAATCCCAAGGCCACCGAGCAGGAGATCCGCTACGGCATCGCCGGCAATCTCTGCCGCTGCACGGGCTACACGAAGATGCTGGCCGCGATCACTGAGGCCGCGGGCGCCGGTTCGGCCGCGGGCGCCTCGGCGCGGCGGGAGGGCTAA
- a CDS encoding xanthine dehydrogenase family protein molybdopterin-binding subunit: MSVMKTTRDIKGVGDPIPRADGREKVTGAVLYVADIQPRGLLHAKLLRSPHAHAKIVRIDTSKAKALPGVRAVIIAKDMPQLKKKAPTRAHAVLAIDRVVFSGQPVAAVAADELAIAEEALDLIEVEYQVLPVAVDPLKSMQPGAPPVAEAGTEADTSEALAHSAVALTSTETKPAKAVNISQQATVKRGDVAKGFAEADHVLEKTYRVPMVHQGYLEPHAVLAQWDTVGNLTLWASTQGSFNTRSEVADVLEIPENRIKVIPVECGGGFGGKIRALCEPITAELARVTGKPVRYVMTRKEELEAGMPAPQVIIKLKTGVKRDGTLLALEADTILDTGAFSGTVLAVSAVFLGSMYKWPAFEIRGMEVLTHKPSVAAYRAPGAPQTIFAIESHMSQIARELGLDPLEFRMRHLIQEGDPMVNNQPWQSNGAKQVLAKVGEHPIWKGRKEWAASGGKDGRGLRGTGFALGGWLGGLQPTSATVRLNPDGSLNVLTGQVDIAGTNISLAQIAASAFGVDFDQVKITTGDTDSAPLTGLSAGSKTIYTVGSAVLKAAEDARRQTFEIAAKEMEASVHDLEIRDNKVVVKGAPDKSITLASIGKKGNLYMSKVPPVLGTATPAFSQQAPGFAAQIARVEVDPDTGETTLHDFVVIQDVGKAINPLGVEGQMQGGAVQSLGIAMTEGLMFDDSGRLMNPSLLDYRKLTAADLPNIETIIVEVPSPSGPFGARGVGEPPIVPAPAAIANAVEDAAGVRITELPVTPERIALARAAKGNGG; encoded by the coding sequence ATGTCCGTGATGAAGACCACGCGCGACATCAAGGGAGTGGGGGATCCGATCCCGCGGGCCGACGGCCGCGAGAAGGTCACCGGCGCGGTGCTGTACGTCGCCGACATCCAGCCGCGCGGCCTGCTCCACGCCAAGCTTCTCCGCAGCCCGCACGCCCACGCCAAGATCGTGCGCATCGACACGAGCAAGGCCAAGGCTCTGCCGGGCGTGCGCGCTGTCATCATCGCCAAGGACATGCCGCAGCTCAAGAAGAAGGCGCCCACGCGCGCCCACGCCGTGCTCGCGATCGACCGCGTCGTCTTCTCGGGCCAGCCCGTGGCCGCGGTGGCCGCCGACGAGCTCGCCATCGCCGAGGAAGCCCTCGATCTCATCGAGGTGGAGTACCAGGTGCTGCCGGTGGCGGTGGATCCGCTCAAGTCCATGCAGCCGGGCGCGCCGCCGGTGGCGGAGGCCGGGACGGAGGCCGACACCAGCGAAGCACTCGCGCACTCCGCGGTGGCGCTCACCTCCACCGAGACCAAGCCGGCCAAGGCCGTCAACATCTCGCAGCAGGCGACGGTCAAGCGGGGCGACGTGGCCAAGGGCTTCGCCGAGGCCGACCATGTCCTCGAGAAGACCTATCGCGTGCCCATGGTGCATCAGGGATACCTCGAGCCCCATGCCGTGCTCGCGCAGTGGGACACCGTGGGCAATCTCACGCTCTGGGCCAGCACCCAAGGCTCGTTCAACACGCGCTCCGAGGTCGCCGACGTGCTGGAGATTCCGGAGAACCGCATCAAGGTGATTCCCGTCGAGTGCGGCGGCGGCTTCGGCGGCAAGATCCGCGCCCTCTGCGAGCCCATCACGGCGGAGCTGGCGCGCGTCACCGGCAAGCCCGTCCGTTACGTGATGACGCGGAAGGAAGAGCTGGAGGCGGGCATGCCCGCGCCCCAGGTCATCATCAAGCTCAAGACCGGGGTCAAGCGCGACGGAACCCTGCTGGCCCTCGAGGCCGACACTATCCTCGACACCGGCGCCTTTTCGGGCACCGTGCTCGCGGTGAGCGCGGTGTTCCTCGGGAGCATGTACAAGTGGCCGGCATTCGAGATCCGGGGCATGGAGGTGCTGACCCACAAGCCCAGCGTCGCCGCCTATCGCGCGCCCGGCGCGCCCCAGACCATCTTCGCCATCGAGTCGCACATGTCGCAGATCGCGCGCGAGCTCGGGCTGGATCCGCTGGAGTTCCGCATGCGGCATCTGATCCAGGAAGGCGACCCGATGGTGAACAATCAACCCTGGCAGAGCAACGGGGCCAAGCAGGTGCTGGCCAAGGTCGGCGAGCATCCCATCTGGAAGGGGCGGAAAGAGTGGGCGGCCAGCGGCGGCAAGGACGGCCGGGGGCTCCGCGGCACCGGCTTCGCTCTAGGCGGCTGGCTGGGCGGACTCCAGCCCACCAGCGCGACGGTCCGGCTCAACCCCGATGGCTCACTCAATGTGCTGACGGGGCAGGTGGACATCGCCGGCACCAACATCTCGCTGGCTCAGATTGCCGCCTCCGCCTTCGGGGTGGACTTCGACCAGGTGAAGATCACCACCGGCGACACCGACTCCGCCCCCCTGACCGGCCTCTCCGCGGGCAGCAAGACGATCTACACCGTGGGCTCCGCGGTGCTGAAGGCGGCCGAGGACGCGCGCAGGCAGACGTTCGAGATCGCGGCCAAGGAGATGGAAGCCTCCGTTCACGACCTCGAGATCCGCGACAACAAGGTCGTGGTCAAGGGCGCGCCGGACAAGTCGATCACGCTGGCGTCGATCGGCAAGAAGGGCAATCTCTACATGTCCAAAGTGCCGCCCGTGCTCGGCACCGCCACGCCGGCGTTCTCCCAGCAGGCGCCCGGCTTCGCCGCCCAGATCGCGCGAGTCGAGGTGGATCCCGACACCGGCGAGACCACGCTCCACGACTTCGTGGTCATCCAGGACGTGGGCAAGGCCATCAACCCCCTTGGCGTGGAGGGCCAGATGCAGGGCGGCGCGGTGCAGAGCCTCGGCATCGCCATGACGGAGGGGCTCATGTTCGACGACTCGGGCCGGCTCATGAACCCGAGCCTGCTCGACTACCGCAAGCTCACCGCCGCGGATCTGCCGAACATCGAGACCATCATCGTGGAGGTCCCGTCGCCCTCGGGGCCCTTCGGCGCCCGCGGCGTCGGCGAGCCGCCCATCGTCCCGGCGCCGGCCGCCATCGCCAACGCGGTGGAGGATGCGGCGGGCGTGCGGATCACCGAGCTGCCGGTGACCCCGGAGCGCATCGCGCTGGCGAGGGCCGCCAAGGGGAACGGCGGCTAG
- a CDS encoding GntR family transcriptional regulator codes for MPVHVQLTTQVRHLIETGHLKPGMQLPTVRQLAGFLRINRNTAARALADLLKDGYLEGRPGRGTFVVEQPTARQGRAARSLERLVEETTEKARRLGFTHEELLATVAARAPHVGRRPRTPKLRALLVECNWEELNRYRETLEAELPLAVDRVLADELAPRIEGDPAFLAGYRVVVTTFFHIHEVKAAVPSDGPPVVALMSESNISTLLRLTELPPGTTVGLVCTTSTGSQNLLRSVQSAGLTQIAPVLASSDDPWSIGRMLELTRIVLCSEQGASRIRKSLPPDVELIVNDRTLDRGGLELLRDLVARLESEPA; via the coding sequence GTGCCGGTCCATGTCCAGCTGACGACCCAGGTCCGCCATCTCATCGAGACCGGGCATCTCAAGCCGGGCATGCAGCTGCCCACCGTGCGCCAGCTCGCGGGCTTTCTCCGGATCAACCGGAACACCGCGGCGCGCGCGCTGGCCGATCTCCTGAAGGATGGCTATCTCGAGGGCCGGCCCGGCCGCGGGACCTTCGTGGTGGAGCAGCCGACCGCCCGCCAGGGCCGGGCCGCGCGGAGCCTGGAGCGCCTGGTCGAGGAAACCACGGAGAAGGCGCGGCGCCTGGGATTCACCCACGAGGAGCTGCTCGCCACCGTCGCCGCGCGCGCGCCCCACGTGGGGCGCCGTCCGCGCACGCCGAAGCTTCGCGCGCTGCTCGTCGAATGCAACTGGGAGGAGCTGAACCGCTACCGCGAGACGCTCGAGGCGGAGCTCCCGCTCGCCGTCGATCGCGTGCTGGCGGACGAGCTGGCCCCGCGCATCGAGGGGGACCCGGCCTTCCTGGCGGGGTATAGGGTCGTCGTCACCACCTTCTTCCACATCCATGAGGTGAAAGCGGCGGTGCCTTCCGACGGGCCTCCGGTGGTCGCGCTCATGTCCGAGTCGAACATCTCCACCCTGCTCCGCCTGACCGAGTTGCCCCCCGGCACCACCGTGGGCCTCGTCTGCACGACGTCCACGGGGAGCCAGAATCTCCTGCGTTCGGTGCAGTCGGCGGGACTCACGCAGATCGCGCCGGTGCTCGCCTCCTCCGACGATCCCTGGTCCATCGGCCGCATGCTGGAGCTCACGCGCATCGTTCTCTGCTCCGAGCAGGGCGCCTCGCGGATCCGCAAGAGCCTGCCCCCCGACGTGGAGCTGATCGTCAACGACCGCACGCTCGACCGGGGTGGCCTCGAGCTCTTGCGCGACCTGGTGGCCCGCCTCGAGAGCGAGCCCGCCTGA
- a CDS encoding sigma-70 family RNA polymerase sigma factor, whose product MRGGGPCESETFLARLRAGDAQAFEDMVKTYQHRIYGVALRMMGSRAEAEEVAQETFLRAHGALGEFRGDARLSTWLYAIASRLCLNRLASGEHRMARRRSDALEMLPGPSEDQPGGDLERSEREAALHRAIGELPEDRRVVVVLRDLEGLTYDEIAVALGLELGTVRSRLHRARLELKDKLERYLT is encoded by the coding sequence GTGCGTGGAGGGGGTCCATGCGAGTCCGAGACCTTCCTCGCCCGCCTGCGGGCCGGCGATGCGCAAGCCTTTGAAGATATGGTCAAAACCTACCAGCACCGCATCTATGGCGTGGCCCTCCGGATGATGGGCAGCCGCGCCGAGGCCGAGGAAGTCGCCCAGGAGACCTTTCTCCGTGCCCATGGGGCGCTCGGCGAGTTCCGGGGCGACGCGCGCCTGTCCACCTGGCTCTACGCGATCGCCTCTCGTCTGTGCCTCAACCGCCTCGCCTCGGGGGAGCACCGGATGGCCCGTCGGCGTTCGGACGCGCTCGAGATGCTTCCGGGCCCGTCGGAAGATCAGCCCGGCGGCGATCTCGAGCGGAGCGAGCGCGAGGCGGCGCTGCATCGAGCCATCGGCGAGCTGCCCGAGGACCGGCGGGTCGTGGTCGTCCTGCGCGACCTCGAGGGCCTGACCTACGATGAGATCGCCGTGGCGCTGGGACTCGAGCTCGGCACCGTGCGCTCGCGACTGCATCGCGCGCGGCTCGAGCTCAAGGACAAGCTGGAGCGCTATCTCACATGA
- a CDS encoding zf-HC2 domain-containing protein, with protein MTCTEIREQHSALLDGELPAAERARVEAHLAGCAECSAELARLARMLGMLHALPAERAPVGFVDHVLAATRPTPWYVRAWRGLTQPWRLKLPLEAAVLVIVALGAVYVFQKTPELQQAARSEAPAPSSTPAPAPAAPPPAQESTRAKPAAPAPAAAPPSSGVSRDANRAESKLESAPTAPAPLAKESDLKDKAASTREAESLGEKKKTGGARMDAQAPPAASTAQPAPAPQSTPTQPEPRRQRLGGATTAAPEAARTFAPPDASGRLAVGDREAAERALVELRGRLGVTEAFRRDAADGVVIEMIVPRGALADFTRGLDGIGRWTWDRDPSTLPPQIRLQILLAR; from the coding sequence ATGACCTGCACGGAGATTCGGGAGCAGCACTCGGCCCTGCTCGACGGCGAGCTTCCGGCGGCGGAGCGCGCCCGCGTGGAGGCGCATCTCGCCGGGTGCGCGGAATGCTCGGCCGAGCTGGCGCGCCTCGCGCGGATGCTGGGAATGCTCCACGCCCTCCCGGCGGAGCGCGCCCCGGTGGGCTTCGTCGACCACGTGCTCGCCGCCACGCGGCCCACGCCCTGGTACGTGCGCGCCTGGCGCGGGCTCACGCAGCCGTGGCGTCTCAAGCTGCCGCTCGAGGCCGCGGTGCTGGTCATCGTCGCGCTGGGCGCGGTATACGTGTTCCAGAAGACGCCCGAGCTGCAGCAGGCCGCCCGTTCCGAGGCGCCCGCGCCGTCCTCGACTCCCGCGCCCGCCCCCGCCGCACCCCCACCGGCTCAGGAGTCCACCCGCGCGAAGCCCGCAGCCCCGGCGCCTGCGGCGGCCCCTCCGAGCAGCGGCGTTTCGAGGGACGCGAATCGCGCCGAATCCAAGCTCGAGTCGGCGCCCACGGCGCCCGCGCCGCTGGCGAAGGAATCCGACTTGAAGGACAAGGCCGCGTCGACGCGCGAGGCCGAGAGCCTCGGTGAGAAGAAGAAGACGGGAGGAGCGCGGATGGACGCGCAGGCGCCGCCGGCCGCGTCCACCGCCCAGCCCGCACCTGCCCCCCAGTCCACGCCCACCCAGCCGGAGCCACGGCGCCAGCGACTCGGGGGCGCGACCACGGCCGCACCCGAGGCCGCGCGGACCTTCGCGCCGCCGGATGCGTCGGGGCGCCTCGCCGTCGGCGATCGCGAGGCGGCGGAGCGCGCGCTGGTCGAGCTGCGTGGCCGGCTCGGCGTCACGGAGGCGTTCCGCCGCGACGCCGCCGACGGAGTCGTCATTGAGATGATCGTGCCGCGCGGCGCACTGGCCGATTTCACGCGCGGCCTCGATGGGATCGGCCGCTGGACGTGGGACCGTGATCCCAGCACCTTGCCCCCACAGATCCGCCTGCAAATCTTGCTCGCCCGCTGA